The window ATATCCAACACCTAAAAGGAGTACATGCCCGTCTAATCTATATATTTTTCCGAGCGGCGATTCGTACCCTAGCTCTTTTGTTAAAGGGTGCTTTTCTGTTATGTAGTTTGCATATTTCCCCCATGCTGCGAAAGAAACAGTTGGATGATGGCTTCTTAATACATTCGGAAATTTTCTAAAGCTTTCAGGAATTGCCCCCATGAAAAATGTTGGTGTCACTTCAGGCATAAAACCTGGCATTTCATCTCTAATTGGTTGCCACCATTCTTTTGGTACTGGAGGATTCCCCCAATCAGCTGGATCACTATTATTACCAGTGTGAGTCGGCATAACTAAAGTTCCTTCTTCTGTTAAAACTTCTTGCAATGCCATAATTACAGTCGGTGCGCCACCACATACCCAACCAATTAAACTTAGCGAAGAATGAACAATTAAGGTCATTCCTTCTTTAACACCTAAATTCCTAAATTCCTGTATGAGAGTCGATTTCGTAACTAACAAGTTCTTTTCTTTTATTACATTTCCTTCACTCATAATTCCACACCTGCTTCTTTATTCAAATCTAATTTTATTTTAACAGAAAAAAGGAACTAGGTGACTAAGAGCTTTCTCTTATCACCTGTTCCATTCAAAACTTGTTTATTGAATACTATCTATACTCTATTAATTGAGTGAGTTTCATAAGTACAATTACTAAACGAAAAACGAATATTTAACCTATTCTTTAATATAATTAACGTTTTATCTCGAACGTTATTTAATTATAATAAACTTAACATTCGTTTTTCACTAAACGAACCATAATTATGAAATTGATTTAACTATATTATTTTTCACCTAATCTCCTGGAAGCTTTCGAGTCATAACATTAATAAAATCTTGAACAAAGTCTTCATAATCAAACTCTAATGCAATGTATTCTTCTTTCTCTTCTAACTCTTCTTCTGGTTTTGGTCTAAAATCCGCAATCGTTGCACCTTTTAATGGCCCGTCAGCAGTTTCTACTCTTACTCTACGTTTAGTATATCCGAACTTATCTGGATTAGCTACAGCGTACAGAGTTAAAACGTCATGTAATGGACTACCAGGTATGGAAGGGACAAGTTTTTTATAAGCTTTATTATAATAATCAAAGATAGCTTTCATTAATGGTTGAAATGGATTATTTTCTGTTTCTGCAATTGTATTAATTACTTCTGGAGTTATTATTGCCTTAGTTGATACATTTAGTGGAACTAAGACAATATCTGTTGCTTTTTCTAAAACTAAATCCGCGGCAATCGGATCTCCATAGAAATTCGCTTCAGCTGCAGGTGTTACGTTTCCAGGAACAAAAAATGCTCCACCCATTAGATAAAATTGTTCTACGCTATTCATTACTTCATTGCCACCTAAAATAAATCCGACAGCAAGCGAAGTTACTCGCCCAACATCTACAATTATCAAGTCACCCTCATACTGTTCTATGAGTTTGAAAACCGAATCATAATTTAACAACTCTCCAACAATTGTATCAGGGGGTTGTATTGGACCAAGCCCTTCCTCTCCATGTATTTCTGGGTAGTATGGAACAAACTCGCCCGATAAAGGGCCTTTAGCTCCACCAATCAATACAACATCTTCTCTACCTGCTAACGACAACAAATATGCTGCATTTTGAGTTGCTTGTTCTTGATCGATATTACCATAACCGGTAACTAACCCTACAACATTTAACTTTGGATTCAGCAGTGCGTACATTATCGCAAGTGAATCATCAATACCAGGATCACAAAATAACAGAATATTTTTTTTCACGTTTCTCCAACTCCCTAATACATTAATACATTATATATATTAAGAAATTACTCAACGATTCCTGTTCCAATAATTCTTACATTTGATGTTACATTTACTTCTACGTTTGGATAAGTTTGATCTTCCCATTTTTTTATATCAAAGCCTCTTTTTCTTGTCTTAACTTCATATCCTAAGCCAAGTGGATCAACACCAATTTCTTGAAATTGCTTAATTAAATTCATTGATTCACTTATCAATTTATCGGAAATGTTCTCTTGTATTTCTTTTGCTCTTTCATCATCAGCTATATCTTCACCACCATACTCTTTTAGAACTCCATCAACAGCCAAATGAATATTAATAGTGGGGGTATCACCTTCCCAGGTAACTCTAAACGTACGATTTGAATTAACGCTGTAAATGGATACATATTCACCACCTGGCAACAACGTACTATATATCCCATTTACGTATTCATCGACTAAGATTTTTAAGTAAAATAGTTTCTCACTCGGTATCATGGAAACCATTTTATCTCCATCAAAGATAGCTACTCCTTTTATTAATATTTTGTTTCCTTCATGCATTAATAAAGGCAGAGTCGGATCCTTACCATCTTTATAATAATCATTCAAAAAAACATGTAGATTCGTTATAGGAAGATCTCTTTGCTCTACATTATGTTCGACTAAGTTGTAAAAATACGCGCCTGTACCTCTATTTCCAAAATCCAACTTAACCATATCAAGAGCTCTTCCTTCATTTACTGCCAAATACAATCCTGTACCAATGCTTGCATCACGTTGTAGTGCATCAAACAAATCTTTTATACCTTGCCTCGCAATTTCTTCTGAATACAGGACAAATTCTAGACTACCTGTAACGATTGGATCAGAAGATTTTTTTTGCAATTCACGGACAGCATCTTTATTTAACTGTGCATAAGCTGAAAAAGCTTCATTCGATATAGTTTTATCCGCCTGATAAATTGGGACTACCGCTGTTACTAATAGATCTCCATCCTTCTCGCCCACATCAAAAGCTTGTAATGTTTGAATATTTATATCATCCAATATTCTTTTTTCTAAACAGCCTGTTAAAAGTAGCAAAATGCATATCCAAACGATTATTTTATGAAGATACATTCTTTTTCTTCTCCTTTCTCCACTTGACAAAACTAACTACTAAAAAGAGAAAAGGTATGTAAGCAAATACTAAATAAAAACCTACTTTACCTACATAATCATTTAAAATATGAATATTTTTTCTATCTTCAAACAATAAACTAATACCAAATATTAATAGCACCAAAACTATTAAGGTCAGGCGGTGTTTCACATTAGCAACTCGTTTTGCTACTCTACTACCAGCCCAAATGAAGATACATACATTCGGTAAAATAATTAAGCACCAGTTGGCTATTCCGATATACTCTACACGCTCAACAAATGGTAATTCGATAATTTTCCAAATGGTTAATGTTGCCCATATTTGTTTTTCTAACATTTTCTCACTAAAATAAGCAAACGTAATGATAGCAATAAATAAATAAATTGCATTTGTAGTTAAAATTGATAGGTGTGCCCATCTTTTTGACTTACCTGGATCTTTAAGATATGGATAATATACAAGTAATGCTTCAAAACCAATAACAGTCAAAGACATATCTTTAGCTGATAACAATAGATCTTTTACAGTAGTATCGTATATTGGAAGCAAATTTCTAAATTCCATGAACTCACCTGGTAATACGAAGGTTATTAATAAATAAGAAGGTAGGATAGTTCCAAAAAACGCAATACCTGTTACAATTCGGAAACCACCGGAAACGATATAATAGACTAAAAACAAAAATAATAAAACGAATAACCAAGTCTTAATATCTGGGAATAGCCAAATCTGAACAACTTCGATGTATGTTCTTAGCACAGTAATAGTTGTCGCGACAAAGTAGAGAGCGAATAAGAGGGAGAGTGCATTTCCAAACCACTTACCAAAGGCAAATTGGTGTGCTTGAACGAGGTCCCCCCCTCCTGATTTTTCTAACAAACTATAGATTAACCAAACAATAATATGTATATATATGCCTATTATGATGATCCCCATCCACGCATCATGGCCAGCAGACATTGCGATAATACGCTGATATCCTAATACACCTACCCCGAACTGGGCAGCGTGTAGTAAAAAAAAGACTAAAAATGGCGATATTTGAAACCGTTCAGGTATTTTTTGCAATGGAAAGCACTCCTCCACTATGTGAAACTAAATCAACTGGATAGAAAAGAATTTTATCTATTCATCGATATCTTTCTTTCGTTTACTTTTTTTCTTGGCAAAGCGGTAAGGATTTGTCGGTCTTAACTGTTCTGGCCTTTTACTTTGAAACGAAAAAGGTAATCGTAATAGGGCGTCCTTCATATCTGTTAATCGAGGTGGGTAAATAGGCTCCATATAAGGTCTTCCAAGTGAGGTTAACCTTAATAGGTGAGTAGCTAAAATACAAAAACAAAATACAATTCCGAGCAATCCCCATAATTCTGCAAAAAATAAAAAAGGAAAGCGCAAAATACGAATCGTGTTACCCATTTTATAAACAGGTGTTGTAAAGGAGGCAAGTGCAGCAAGTGCCACAATAATTAACAAAACGTTGCTCGTTAAACCCGCTTCAACAGAAGCTGTTCCAATAACAATCCCACCTACGATACCGATTGTCTGACCTACTTTTGTCGGTAGTCTGGCTCCAGCCTCTCTTAATAATTCAATTGTTAACTCGAGAAAAACAGCTTCTAATATAGGTGGTAACGGCACTTCTCTTCGTGACGCAACTAACGTACTCAATAAGTCTTTTGGAATGAGTTCATAATGATATGTAAGTACTGCCACATAAAGCGGTGTAACTAAAATAGAGAATGCTACCGAAAATAAACGTACTAAACGGAAAAACGAAGCTAAATAAAAATTTAAATAGTAATCTTCAAAAGAAGAGAAAAATTCAATTAACGTCGTTGGACCACTTAAAGCATGTGGAGAGCCATCTACCATAATGATAACTTTCCCTTCGGTTAATCCTGCAGCTACCCTATCAGGCCTTTCCGTATCTAATAATAATGGAAAAGGAGATGTTTCATTGTCTGATATTAATTGTGCTACATAGGAACTATCATTTATATGATCGAAATCTACTTCTTTTAGTCGTTGTAAAACGGTATTTTTATTATCTTCATTTACAATATCATCTAAATACATAACTGCTACCTTAGTGCTTGAAATAGTTCCAAGTTCGATTTGTTCAATTGTTAACATTGGAGAACCTAATCTTCTTCGAATCATATTAATATTCGCATCTATATTCTCCACAAAAGACTCTTTTGGCCCTACAACACTAAATTCAACCTCAGGTAAGGATACATTACGTGAGTGAACAAATTCAGACCGAACTAAAATTCCACTATAATCTTGTTCGTGTAATTGGATAAATAAAAATCCAGAAAGCATTTTATCTTTAACGGTTTTTGCATCTGAAGTAATTTCTAATGCTTCAATAGGTAAGATATTTTCTAAATCTTTAAGTGTTTCCCATGGTCTGGTGGAAATGCAATGTAAAATATCTCGGTGAATATAGTTAGTGTCACAAAGAGTATAGTAGTAGTTCACCCAAAACTTCTTACTTCCATCTGCTGTTTTATTTTCAAAGCTTAGGAAATCCATTGACTTCTTCATTTGTTGCAATAATTCTGGAACAGTAATCTTTTCTTGTTGTTCACTTTTATCTTGTCCAAAAATCTTTCGAAGAAGCTTTTTCATTCCCTCACCCCTTACATCCTTTTTATTTCATATTTATGTTTCGTTTATTGAAAAACGATTTTCTGTAAGTGATATGATGCAAGATATTTTCTATTGAATAGAAGTTCCAAACCGGTAAAAGTAATAATTCGTTTTTCGGTTAGTAGTCGTACCTTATAAAACGAACTCAACAAAATTACTTTTATTAGTTTTCCAATATATGTTGTGAATATACAAGATTTTCTATAGGGAAGCAGAAAGAAGGACAAAAAAACCGCCAAAAATTTAGCGGTCTACATAATAATATTTAGTTGTTTCCTACTTTTCGCACTACTTCTACAATATCTAAAATCGATATATGATATGTATGCTTTGACTTATCTTTAAATGTGATTTTACTTGCTGAATATCTGAAACTATATATCCTACCGACAAGTTGAACGATTTCACCTTCATACCAAACGGTCAGTTTAATTACTTCTTTATTCTTATACACTAACATTAGTAAGTCTTTTACAAATTTAATATCAGGAATGTTTTCTGGAAATAAAAGAAAACCTTGTACAGTGCGTTTCTCTTCATTTTTCCAAATAAACATATCTTGGCTTACTAATTGGTTTTCCTCTTTTTTGTATTCCATGTCCACCCCTCCAAAACACAGATAGTGTTATTGATAAGTTACTCAACAATTAATCTATTTCTTATTATACATATTCAGATACAAAATAAAAATACCTAGGAACTAATCCTTAGGTATTTATCTAAAAACTAACTTCTCGCAGATTCTGTATATTTATAAATAACAACACCGTTATGCTTTGCTATTCCTCTAAAATGTTTGAAATCTTCTCTAGCAACTAATACTTTTCTAAATTCCATAAACACATCGTTTGTGACTGTGTATTCATTTAATTCACCGTTTTTTAATTTATCTAGTATTTCCATAATTAAGTTTTCATTCATGTCAATCACCATCCTACTATTGTATATAATACATGAATTCATCCTATTTTGTAAGCATATTAAAAGTTCCAATAATCGATAATACAAAACTTTTATAAAAAATCCTCCTAAACTATTTACCTTTTACCAAAAATAAGGCAAAATAAAAATTATACTATTTTAACAAAATATTTAAACAATTCTTCACTTAATAAATATAAATATATAGAATTGCTATTAGATAAGATAGGGGAGAGTTAGATTAATGAAAATTGCAGAAGTAGGAAATGTAATTGAGTTTAAAGAGGGCTTAAAAGGAATCGTAGAAAAAGTGAACGAGAACTCGGTTATAGTTGATTTAACTTATATGGATAATTACCGTGACTTAGAGTTAGAACAACGTACTGTAGTTAATCATAAAAATTATAAAATTGTCTCTTTAAGTAGTTAGATTAGTATTAGATATGACAAACATAAGCATGGAAAAGTATTTTTTACTCTTCCATGCTTTTTTGTTTACTTTTTAACATATTCATTTATATAGTTTCCTCCCTATTAATACTTCGTAAAAATTACTTCTTTTTTCTCTTTGCTAATTTTAATTTTAAAGTCCGTTGATTCTCCTATTTTTAAATTTCTCCTTATTTCTACTGGTATGTTAACTTTACCATTATTGGAAACAATAGATTCATTGTAGGGATGTTCATCGACTGCTCGTTTCATGACAATACCTTTCGGGCTTTCTTTTATCATTAAAACGTCACCATCTTTTATGTTCAGTTCTTTTCGAAAAATACTAGGAATAGTTACATGTCCAGATTTTCTCATCCTTCGATGTTCGGCTAAACTGATCATGATAACATCACCTCCAGCTTTTTCATTTCATTCCCTTTATGAATATTTGATAAACACACATGATAAAAAGGTAACGCTATACACGCTACCTTTTGCTTCTAGAGATAAGGTGTGATTCGATTATGTGAACCCCTTTTTCTCCTTTTATAATATTTTCTATCATGGTAAGAGCAACATCTTCTCCATGTACAGGGCGATATTTTGATAATTTCCCTTTTAAGAAAGGAGTTAATAAAAAGCTTATTTTTTCAGCTGCTTTTTCGCCAAAACGGAATTCATCTCGTTCTCCAAGTAGCAAGGAAGGTCTAATGATATAGAGGGATTCCACGTTCTCTTGTTGAACGGCTTCCTCCATTTCTCCTTTTACCATATTGTAAAAAACGTTAGAACGGCTGTTTGCACCTAGTGCTGAAACTATCGCAATACGCTTTACACCTTTAGATGTTGCGAGCTTGACTGCATTTACAACATAGTGAAAATCAACTTTTTCAAACTGCTCTTTCGATCCTGCCTTTTTAATAGTCGTTCCTAAACAGATATATAGGTCGTCCACCTCAAAGTTCGCACCATAATCTGTAAGTCGGTCAAAGTCAACTTTAATTTGAAATAGCTTTTCACTTGATGTACTTAGAGGTCTTCTAACTAACACCGTTGCAGATTCATATTGTTTATGTTGTAACAGTTGTTGGGTGACACTTTTACCAATTAAACCAGTAGCACCGATAACTAATGCTTTTCTCATCATCTCTATTAACGGTTGTCTACTTTTTCAGGATATAGGTCGTGGTTCATTAAACGGTATTGTGCCATTTCTTCATATTTCGTGCCAGGTTTTCCATAGTTCGTATAAGGGTCAATGGAAATTCCACCACGTGGTGTGAATTTACCCCATACTTCAATGTAGCGTGGGTCCATTAGTTCAATTAGATCATTCATGATGATGTTCATGCAATCTTCGTGGAAATCTCCATGGTTACGGAAGCTGAATAAGTACAGTTTTAAAGATTTACTTTCTACCATTTTTTCATTTGGAATGTAGCTAATGTAAATAGTAGCGAAATCTGGCTGGTTTGTTTTTGGGCATAAGCTTGTAAATTCAGGGCAGTTGAATTTTACAAAGTAGTCTCGGTTTGGATGTTTATTATCGAATGATTCTAGTACGCTTGGTGAATAATGAAATAAATAGCCTGTACCTTGATTTCCTAGTAATGTAACGCCTTGTAATTCTTCGTCTTTTCTTCCTGTCATTTGAAACACTCCTTCTATACTCCGCGGGCATTTCCCCATAATAGTGTGTGTAGTTGAGGTAGGACTCTTGCGTTGTTTAGTTCTTTGTCTTGCATTACTTCGTAAATTAACCATTCGTATTTATTTAATAGTTCTTGTCTTAGATCTTGAATAGATGCTGTTTGTACATCCGCATTCCCTACTTGCAAATAAAATGGTACGTTTGGAAACATGCTATGTATTTTTTTAGCATATTGCAAATCCTCTTTGTCAAAAACTACAACTTTTAATGATACGTTACTAAGTGCAACGTTCTGAATAATTGTTGCAAGCATCTCAAAATCTGTTTCCATCTTTGAGCTTGGTGGTTTTGGAGAAATAGTTAAATCATCAATATCCTTTAACCACTCTTGCCATTTACTACCTTGTGTTTCTATTGCAACTCGTATGTTTTTCTTGTGAAGTTCTTCTACTAAAAAATGAATATTTTTTAAAAGAGCAGGATTTCCACCTGATATCGTTACATGTTGAAATTTATCTTCTCCGATTTCTATGAGCCTTCTAATAATTTGTTCTGCTGTTAGATGCTGAATTTGTTCTTTTGCAGATCCGTCCCATGTAAAAGCGGAGTCGCACCAACTACAACGATAGTCGCAACCAGCAGTTCGAACAAACATTGTTTTTTGACCGATTACCATTCCTTCTCCTTGAATGGTCGGTCCAAAAACTTCTAATACGGGAATCGTTTTATTTTCCATCCCTATCCCTCTTCGGTCGGTATACTACATAGCTAGTAGGTGTTTCTCTAACAAAAAGTTGAAGGCATGTCGGTTTGTTTGGCAATGTTTGTAGATGATTTTCTACAAGCTCCCACATCACTCGAGCTACCACTTCTGTTGTTGGAAAACAAATTGGGTCCGAATCATTAAAAAGAGAAGTATGATCATTCATAACAGTGTGATCGAATCGCTTATGAATCAGCGATTTTAACACTTGGAAGTTTACTAAAAAACCAGCTTCGTCTAAATCATCACCAGCAACCGTCACATTAACAAAGTACGTATGACCATGCATTTGCTGACATTTTCCTGCACTTTCAGTTGGAACAAAATGTGCTGCTGCTATATGCATGTCTTTATTTAATTCATATTGATAGGTATGTGCAATTTGCGGATATATTTGTTGAATCACTGTTGTTCACCTTCTTTTTGTGATAAATATTCATTTAGTCCATTGCTTCTTAACTTACATGCCGGACATTCTCCACATCCGTCCGCAATGATTCCGTTATAGCATGTTAATGTTTTATTCCGAACGTAATCTAATGCTTCCAACTCGTCCGCTAACTCCCATGTTTGGGCTTTGTTTAACCACATTAATGGTGTATGAATGACAAATTGGTAATCCATTGAAAGATTTAACGTTACGTTTAATGACTTTACAAAAACATCTCGACAATCTGGATAACCACTAAAGTCTGTTTCACAAACCCCTGTCACGATATGTCTTGCTCCAATTTGTTTTGCTGCAACTGCTGCGAATGAAAGAAATAAAAGGTTTCTTCCATCTACAAATGTACTTGGTAATTCGCCTTCTTTTTCTTCAATTTCAATATCTGATCTTGTTAGCGCATTCGGTGTTAATTGGCCAAGTAAGGACATATCTAGTATATGGTGTTTTACGTTTAAGTCTTTGGCTATTTGTATTGCACAGTCTATTTCTAATTTATGACGTTGTCCGTAGTTGAATGTCACAGCTTCTACTTCGTCGAATTGTTTTTGAGCCCATAACAGACAAGTTGTGCTGTCTTGACCGCCGCTAAAAACAACCATCGCTTTTTCTAACTTCTTCATTATATAATCCCCCATTAGGAAGTTTTCTTTTTTTCTATCAAAAAAAGCGCTAGCCTTCTGTAGTTAGAGGGCTAGCGGGTCATGTAAAAAACGTATAAACAAAAAAATCTATACCATAGGATATAGTTTCATGTCCTTAGTTTTTTATAGAGGGTTTAGCTAGAACCTCTCCTGTTACTTTGAACAGAATTAATATTTGATTGAGTACGTCACTAAACGAAACGTAATCATGCCTTTGATTGAATTAACTATGTAAATATAGCATAAGGTTTATTTATAGGTCAATAGTATATAATCGCCTCTTTTCAAATTTGTAAGAAGAGGCGATATTACGTTAATAAAATTTACGCAGCTGCTTTTAGTCTATTAGTAACTCTTGATTTTCTGTTCGCAAAATAGACCCCTAAGAATATAGTGATTAAGCCAAATAGTAAATTTTTTGT is drawn from Bacillus alkalisoli and contains these coding sequences:
- a CDS encoding aminoglycoside N(3)-acetyltransferase, whose translation is MSEGNVIKEKNLLVTKSTLIQEFRNLGVKEGMTLIVHSSLSLIGWVCGGAPTVIMALQEVLTEEGTLVMPTHTGNNSDPADWGNPPVPKEWWQPIRDEMPGFMPEVTPTFFMGAIPESFRKFPNVLRSHHPTVSFAAWGKYANYITEKHPLTKELGYESPLGKIYRLDGHVLLLGVGYDSNTSMHLAEEGIENYPTKQSGSAIIKDGKRKWVTYTSLAYQEELFEAIGEEFEASCHEDIINGNIGKAPSKLMRQIPLVDFTQQYLLNNKGDL
- a CDS encoding nucleoside hydrolase, whose amino-acid sequence is MKKNILLFCDPGIDDSLAIMYALLNPKLNVVGLVTGYGNIDQEQATQNAAYLLSLAGREDVVLIGGAKGPLSGEFVPYYPEIHGEEGLGPIQPPDTIVGELLNYDSVFKLIEQYEGDLIIVDVGRVTSLAVGFILGGNEVMNSVEQFYLMGGAFFVPGNVTPAAEANFYGDPIAADLVLEKATDIVLVPLNVSTKAIITPEVINTIAETENNPFQPLMKAIFDYYNKAYKKLVPSIPGSPLHDVLTLYAVANPDKFGYTKRRVRVETADGPLKGATIADFRPKPEEELEEKEEYIALEFDYEDFVQDFINVMTRKLPGD
- a CDS encoding Ger(x)C family spore germination protein, with the translated sequence MYLHKIIVWICILLLLTGCLEKRILDDINIQTLQAFDVGEKDGDLLVTAVVPIYQADKTISNEAFSAYAQLNKDAVRELQKKSSDPIVTGSLEFVLYSEEIARQGIKDLFDALQRDASIGTGLYLAVNEGRALDMVKLDFGNRGTGAYFYNLVEHNVEQRDLPITNLHVFLNDYYKDGKDPTLPLLMHEGNKILIKGVAIFDGDKMVSMIPSEKLFYLKILVDEYVNGIYSTLLPGGEYVSIYSVNSNRTFRVTWEGDTPTINIHLAVDGVLKEYGGEDIADDERAKEIQENISDKLISESMNLIKQFQEIGVDPLGLGYEVKTRKRGFDIKKWEDQTYPNVEVNVTSNVRIIGTGIVE
- a CDS encoding GerAB/ArcD/ProY family transporter yields the protein MQKIPERFQISPFLVFFLLHAAQFGVGVLGYQRIIAMSAGHDAWMGIIIIGIYIHIIVWLIYSLLEKSGGGDLVQAHQFAFGKWFGNALSLLFALYFVATTITVLRTYIEVVQIWLFPDIKTWLFVLLFLFLVYYIVSGGFRIVTGIAFFGTILPSYLLITFVLPGEFMEFRNLLPIYDTTVKDLLLSAKDMSLTVIGFEALLVYYPYLKDPGKSKRWAHLSILTTNAIYLFIAIITFAYFSEKMLEKQIWATLTIWKIIELPFVERVEYIGIANWCLIILPNVCIFIWAGSRVAKRVANVKHRLTLIVLVLLIFGISLLFEDRKNIHILNDYVGKVGFYLVFAYIPFLFLVVSFVKWRKEKKKNVSS
- a CDS encoding spore germination protein, producing the protein MKKLLRKIFGQDKSEQQEKITVPELLQQMKKSMDFLSFENKTADGSKKFWVNYYYTLCDTNYIHRDILHCISTRPWETLKDLENILPIEALEITSDAKTVKDKMLSGFLFIQLHEQDYSGILVRSEFVHSRNVSLPEVEFSVVGPKESFVENIDANINMIRRRLGSPMLTIEQIELGTISSTKVAVMYLDDIVNEDNKNTVLQRLKEVDFDHINDSSYVAQLISDNETSPFPLLLDTERPDRVAAGLTEGKVIIMVDGSPHALSGPTTLIEFFSSFEDYYLNFYLASFFRLVRLFSVAFSILVTPLYVAVLTYHYELIPKDLLSTLVASRREVPLPPILEAVFLELTIELLREAGARLPTKVGQTIGIVGGIVIGTASVEAGLTSNVLLIIVALAALASFTTPVYKMGNTIRILRFPFLFFAELWGLLGIVFCFCILATHLLRLTSLGRPYMEPIYPPRLTDMKDALLRLPFSFQSKRPEQLRPTNPYRFAKKKSKRKKDIDE
- a CDS encoding YolD-like family protein — its product is MEYKKEENQLVSQDMFIWKNEEKRTVQGFLLFPENIPDIKFVKDLLMLVYKNKEVIKLTVWYEGEIVQLVGRIYSFRYSASKITFKDKSKHTYHISILDIVEVVRKVGNN
- a CDS encoding YkvS family protein — protein: MKIAEVGNVIEFKEGLKGIVEKVNENSVIVDLTYMDNYRDLELEQRTVVNHKNYKIVSLSS
- a CDS encoding AbrB/MazE/SpoVT family DNA-binding domain-containing protein, which codes for MISLAEHRRMRKSGHVTIPSIFRKELNIKDGDVLMIKESPKGIVMKRAVDEHPYNESIVSNNGKVNIPVEIRRNLKIGESTDFKIKISKEKKEVIFTKY
- a CDS encoding oxidoreductase; its protein translation is MMRKALVIGATGLIGKSVTQQLLQHKQYESATVLVRRPLSTSSEKLFQIKVDFDRLTDYGANFEVDDLYICLGTTIKKAGSKEQFEKVDFHYVVNAVKLATSKGVKRIAIVSALGANSRSNVFYNMVKGEMEEAVQQENVESLYIIRPSLLLGERDEFRFGEKAAEKISFLLTPFLKGKLSKYRPVHGEDVALTMIENIIKGEKGVHIIESHLISRSKR
- the queF gene encoding preQ(1) synthase — its product is MTGRKDEELQGVTLLGNQGTGYLFHYSPSVLESFDNKHPNRDYFVKFNCPEFTSLCPKTNQPDFATIYISYIPNEKMVESKSLKLYLFSFRNHGDFHEDCMNIIMNDLIELMDPRYIEVWGKFTPRGGISIDPYTNYGKPGTKYEEMAQYRLMNHDLYPEKVDNR
- the queE gene encoding 7-carboxy-7-deazaguanine synthase QueE; amino-acid sequence: MENKTIPVLEVFGPTIQGEGMVIGQKTMFVRTAGCDYRCSWCDSAFTWDGSAKEQIQHLTAEQIIRRLIEIGEDKFQHVTISGGNPALLKNIHFLVEELHKKNIRVAIETQGSKWQEWLKDIDDLTISPKPPSSKMETDFEMLATIIQNVALSNVSLKVVVFDKEDLQYAKKIHSMFPNVPFYLQVGNADVQTASIQDLRQELLNKYEWLIYEVMQDKELNNARVLPQLHTLLWGNARGV
- the queD gene encoding 6-carboxytetrahydropterin synthase QueD encodes the protein MIQQIYPQIAHTYQYELNKDMHIAAAHFVPTESAGKCQQMHGHTYFVNVTVAGDDLDEAGFLVNFQVLKSLIHKRFDHTVMNDHTSLFNDSDPICFPTTEVVARVMWELVENHLQTLPNKPTCLQLFVRETPTSYVVYRPKRDRDGK
- the queC gene encoding 7-cyano-7-deazaguanine synthase QueC, translating into MKKLEKAMVVFSGGQDSTTCLLWAQKQFDEVEAVTFNYGQRHKLEIDCAIQIAKDLNVKHHILDMSLLGQLTPNALTRSDIEIEEKEGELPSTFVDGRNLLFLSFAAVAAKQIGARHIVTGVCETDFSGYPDCRDVFVKSLNVTLNLSMDYQFVIHTPLMWLNKAQTWELADELEALDYVRNKTLTCYNGIIADGCGECPACKLRSNGLNEYLSQKEGEQQ